A portion of the Hymenobacter gelipurpurascens genome contains these proteins:
- a CDS encoding SusD/RagB family nutrient-binding outer membrane lipoprotein, with translation MKVHLRVLLAATLASATTGCESFLDINDNPNQQTSVTPDAQLATALVTTAANYNGNLGENNYNSYSSFAVGYWGKSGTVSGFSSEQTYNYTTNYYSGLFNTTYDNLNDYNLIQQNGSANGYPNHAAIARIMKVYNYLLLVDQYGDVPYTNALQGIGNTTPTYDKAEDIYKDLVVQLKGAVADINAAAATGRKVSSEDVVFGGVMSRWKQFANSLRLRILLRESQVPSLKDYVKSEMATLQTQSAADGFITTDVVVQPNYSTNAGQQNPFFTRYGYAPGAINPTSEYSFVMPTNYIIRQYESNKDPRITQLYTVGKRTVDGKAVPQYVGTDLGETSPPRFVATDATVGSRFLVSNANNPAGGTFLRGANAPTVLMLLAEHKFSKAEAETRGLFTGGEAAAKVDYLDGIKASFLQTYRLGNAAPTTLEANPASTPQVPSTNPVVLAYEKYIADNVGNPLVDYDAAISAGAELGKQSVIIYQKYLAENTVASTEAWDDYRRTALPKFTVSSRSASPRPDKLPTRLLYPQTEVSTNQGNIPTGTTQFTKIFWDVVD, from the coding sequence ATGAAAGTACATTTAAGAGTCCTGTTGGCAGCAACGCTTGCGTCTGCGACAACTGGGTGCGAGTCGTTCCTCGACATCAATGATAACCCTAACCAACAAACCTCTGTAACTCCAGATGCTCAGCTAGCTACAGCACTGGTTACAACGGCTGCCAACTACAATGGCAACCTGGGTGAGAACAACTACAATAGCTATTCCAGCTTTGCTGTAGGCTATTGGGGTAAGTCTGGTACAGTTAGCGGCTTCTCTTCGGAGCAGACGTATAACTATACTACTAACTATTACTCGGGTCTGTTTAACACCACCTATGATAACCTGAATGACTATAACCTCATTCAGCAAAATGGGAGTGCAAATGGCTACCCTAATCATGCGGCTATTGCGCGCATCATGAAGGTGTATAACTACCTACTGTTGGTAGACCAATATGGTGACGTGCCTTACACGAATGCATTGCAGGGTATTGGCAACACTACTCCTACCTATGATAAGGCCGAAGACATCTATAAAGACCTTGTTGTACAGCTAAAAGGTGCTGTTGCTGATATCAATGCAGCTGCGGCTACTGGTCGTAAGGTAAGCTCTGAAGACGTTGTCTTTGGTGGCGTTATGTCGCGCTGGAAGCAGTTTGCTAACAGCCTGCGTCTGCGTATTCTGCTTCGTGAGTCGCAGGTACCTAGCCTAAAAGATTATGTAAAGAGTGAAATGGCTACGCTGCAGACGCAGAGTGCTGCCGATGGCTTTATTACCACGGATGTAGTGGTACAGCCTAACTACTCCACCAACGCTGGTCAGCAGAACCCGTTCTTCACCCGTTACGGCTACGCTCCTGGCGCAATTAACCCTACTTCGGAGTATAGCTTTGTGATGCCCACAAACTATATCATCCGTCAGTATGAAAGCAACAAAGACCCCCGCATTACGCAGCTCTACACTGTAGGTAAGCGTACTGTAGATGGTAAAGCTGTTCCTCAGTATGTTGGAACCGACCTAGGTGAAACTAGCCCTCCTCGTTTCGTTGCCACCGATGCCACTGTTGGCTCGCGCTTCCTAGTGTCAAATGCCAATAATCCTGCTGGCGGTACTTTCCTCAGAGGTGCTAACGCCCCGACTGTTCTGATGCTGTTGGCAGAACATAAGTTCTCCAAAGCTGAAGCAGAGACGCGTGGTCTGTTTACGGGTGGTGAAGCTGCTGCTAAAGTAGATTACCTGGATGGTATTAAGGCTTCGTTCCTGCAGACGTACCGTCTTGGCAACGCAGCTCCTACTACATTGGAAGCTAACCCTGCTTCTACTCCTCAGGTGCCTTCTACAAACCCTGTAGTACTGGCCTATGAGAAGTATATTGCTGACAACGTTGGCAACCCACTAGTAGACTATGACGCTGCTATATCTGCAGGTGCTGAATTGGGTAAGCAGTCGGTTATCATCTACCAGAAATACCTGGCGGAGAACACCGTTGCTAGCACTGAAGCATGGGACGATTATCGTCGTACCGCGCTGCCTAAGTTCACGGTTTCGTCGCGTTCTGCATCGCCACGTCCTGACAAGCTGCCTACGCGTTTGCTGTATCCACAGACCGAGGTGAGCACGAACCAAGGCAACATCCCAACTGGGACTACGCAGTTCACCAAAATCTTCTGGGATGTAGTGGACTAA
- a CDS encoding SusC/RagA family TonB-linked outer membrane protein, protein MRKILLTAALVAPVLLQQAAAQNRQISGRVTDRSNGQGLPGVTVLVKGTTIGVSTNADGSYTISAPASATTLTFSSIGFVAVERAIGDASTIDIGLGADSKQLGEVVVTGALGIQRQQQQVGYATASLDSKELTQARVTNVANGLAGKVSGLQIQTLNNSVTAAPRVTLRGSRSLTGNNEALIVIDGVISTNDVLGALNPDDVASIDVLKGANAAALYGSQASNGALIITTKKGGTSSQVTFSHTSQFESISFLPKFQEEFGPGSPDWYNNSANAKAGLFFDPNNKVDDYTYQYQGYENQQYGPRFDGSMRPFGQELADGSVQMLSYEARPNEKKDFFNTGYQMQNGVSFSGGDEKNKFFASYQNLHNNGIVPKDKFDRNSFRFNASREMGRLNVGFNMSYSQQVADVTSNLDRNTSVYWNVFNTTVMAPLTSYKDYVNNPFAEPNYGYYNAYYYNPYFILDANRTKDRRNTVQGNIDLSYKLTDWVKVNYRLGTTSIGQTSLTTQNKFSLAPGSPKQIASYPGFVQDLASNFTRINSDLFLSMDKTFGDISVQAILGNNIQQTDSRYNFVSSSALAVPVVGDGFNLANRVGILNGGDARARTRLYAFYADLTVGYKDFLYLHGSLRNDNISVLDPDNRSFYYPGVDASFVFTNAVPALKDVSWLDYGKIRGGISKVSQVNLQGATAFGVYNTGGAYQLASTYGLGAGFPFGNTASYTANGGLVQPGLLPEETRSIEAGVELSFLKRRVAGAVTYYSQRSTNQTVQTSISGAAGYQTLLLNAGEVQNQGVEADLNITPVRLENGFTFTVGGNFNYNNNEVISLPNGLPQLNLTGSGRQSTNADLFAIPGQPFPVLQGTYYQRTADGQVKMQKVADPNDATLVRYAPIIATDTKIFGNTQPKYRYGFNTSLTFKGLTLAGQGELRTGYVVYNTIGENLDFTGSGVRSTQYGRQDFVYPNSAISTDGGVTYVPNTSGLTPGGSEFWANTPNWNTGVAENYVTTGKFFKIREVSLSYALPTTLVSKIGLVKGASVNLFGRNIFTWVPKENIYTDPEFSGTAAGSNAIGINSVLQTPPTKFYGATLNVTL, encoded by the coding sequence ATGCGAAAAATTTTATTAACGGCGGCTCTTGTCGCGCCCGTACTGTTGCAGCAGGCGGCCGCGCAGAATCGTCAAATCTCAGGACGGGTTACTGACCGCTCTAATGGCCAAGGCCTACCTGGTGTAACGGTACTGGTGAAAGGAACCACTATTGGCGTTTCAACAAACGCTGATGGTAGCTATACCATTAGTGCCCCAGCTTCTGCAACTACCCTCACCTTCTCGTCTATCGGCTTTGTTGCTGTAGAGCGGGCTATCGGTGATGCTTCCACCATTGATATTGGTCTGGGAGCCGATTCTAAGCAACTAGGTGAAGTAGTTGTAACGGGTGCCTTGGGCATCCAGCGTCAGCAGCAGCAGGTTGGTTATGCAACCGCTTCTCTCGACAGCAAAGAGCTTACTCAGGCCCGTGTTACGAACGTAGCCAACGGCCTAGCCGGTAAAGTTTCGGGTCTGCAGATTCAGACTCTGAACAACAGCGTAACTGCAGCCCCCCGTGTAACGCTGCGTGGTAGCCGTTCGCTGACCGGTAACAACGAAGCGCTGATCGTAATTGACGGCGTTATTTCTACGAACGACGTTTTGGGCGCACTGAACCCAGATGACGTTGCTTCTATCGACGTGCTGAAAGGTGCTAACGCAGCCGCTCTATATGGTTCGCAGGCATCTAACGGCGCACTGATTATCACTACGAAAAAGGGTGGTACTTCTTCGCAGGTTACTTTCTCACATACTTCGCAATTCGAGTCCATTTCGTTCCTGCCTAAGTTCCAGGAAGAATTCGGACCTGGTTCGCCAGACTGGTATAACAACTCTGCAAATGCAAAGGCTGGACTCTTCTTTGACCCCAACAACAAAGTAGACGACTATACTTACCAATATCAGGGTTACGAAAACCAGCAGTACGGTCCTCGTTTCGATGGTTCCATGCGTCCTTTTGGTCAGGAACTAGCTGATGGTAGCGTGCAAATGCTGTCGTATGAAGCCCGTCCTAATGAGAAAAAAGATTTCTTCAACACAGGCTACCAAATGCAGAACGGCGTATCGTTCTCGGGTGGTGATGAGAAGAACAAGTTCTTTGCCTCTTACCAGAACCTGCACAACAACGGTATCGTCCCAAAGGACAAGTTTGACCGGAACTCTTTCCGCTTCAATGCGTCACGGGAAATGGGCCGCTTGAATGTTGGCTTCAACATGTCATACTCGCAGCAGGTTGCTGATGTTACCTCGAACCTGGACCGGAACACTTCGGTGTACTGGAACGTGTTCAACACGACGGTAATGGCTCCTCTCACGTCGTACAAAGACTATGTAAACAACCCGTTTGCTGAGCCAAACTACGGTTACTACAACGCCTACTACTACAACCCGTACTTCATCCTTGATGCAAACCGCACGAAGGATCGTCGTAATACGGTGCAGGGTAACATCGACCTGTCTTATAAACTGACGGATTGGGTTAAGGTAAACTATCGCTTAGGTACTACCTCCATCGGTCAGACCAGCCTAACTACGCAGAATAAGTTCTCGCTTGCTCCAGGATCGCCGAAGCAGATTGCCAGCTATCCTGGTTTTGTACAGGATCTGGCCAGCAACTTTACGCGTATCAACTCGGACCTGTTCCTGAGCATGGACAAAACGTTCGGCGATATCAGCGTGCAGGCCATCTTGGGCAATAACATTCAGCAAACTGACAGCCGCTACAACTTTGTAAGCTCTAGTGCACTGGCTGTTCCTGTTGTTGGTGACGGTTTTAATCTGGCAAACCGTGTAGGTATTCTCAATGGTGGAGATGCCCGAGCGCGCACCCGCTTGTACGCTTTCTATGCTGATCTGACTGTAGGCTACAAGGATTTCCTGTACCTGCACGGCTCGCTACGCAACGACAACATCTCAGTTCTGGATCCTGACAACCGGAGCTTCTACTACCCAGGCGTAGATGCATCTTTCGTTTTCACGAATGCTGTACCTGCCTTGAAGGATGTTTCGTGGCTCGATTACGGCAAGATCCGTGGAGGTATCTCCAAGGTTAGCCAAGTAAACTTGCAAGGCGCAACAGCTTTCGGTGTGTATAACACGGGAGGTGCTTATCAACTGGCCTCAACATATGGCCTGGGTGCTGGTTTCCCCTTCGGAAATACAGCTTCCTATACGGCGAATGGTGGCCTAGTACAGCCAGGTCTTTTGCCTGAAGAAACCCGTTCCATTGAAGCAGGTGTTGAACTGAGCTTCTTGAAGCGCCGGGTTGCTGGTGCTGTTACGTATTACAGCCAGCGAAGCACGAACCAGACAGTACAAACCAGTATCTCAGGTGCTGCAGGTTACCAAACCTTGCTGCTCAATGCTGGTGAAGTGCAAAACCAAGGTGTTGAAGCTGACCTGAACATTACGCCAGTACGCCTTGAGAACGGCTTTACGTTCACAGTAGGTGGTAACTTCAACTATAACAACAACGAAGTTATTTCACTGCCAAACGGCCTGCCACAGCTCAACCTGACTGGTAGCGGCCGCCAGAGCACGAACGCCGATTTGTTTGCTATCCCAGGTCAGCCTTTCCCCGTGCTGCAGGGTACCTACTACCAGCGCACTGCTGATGGCCAGGTGAAAATGCAGAAGGTGGCTGATCCGAACGACGCAACTCTGGTGCGTTACGCCCCAATTATTGCTACGGATACCAAGATCTTCGGTAATACCCAACCAAAGTATCGGTATGGTTTCAACACCAGCCTTACTTTCAAGGGTCTGACGCTGGCTGGCCAGGGCGAACTCCGTACGGGTTATGTGGTGTACAACACCATTGGTGAAAACCTCGACTTCACGGGTAGCGGTGTACGCAGCACGCAGTATGGCCGTCAGGACTTCGTATATCCTAACTCGGCAATTTCTACCGATGGCGGTGTAACGTATGTACCAAACACCTCGGGCCTGACCCCTGGTGGCTCGGAGTTCTGGGCTAACACGCCTAACTGGAACACTGGTGTAGCCGAAAACTACGTGACTACGGGTAAATTCTTTAAAATCCGGGAGGTTTCGCTGAGCTACGCACTGCCTACTACTCTCGTGTCGAAAATTGGATTGGTTAAAGGTGCTTCAGTGAATCTTTTCGGCCGGAATATCTTTACATGGGTACCGAAAGAGAACATTTACACCGACCCTGAATTCAGCGGCACGGCAGCTGGCAGCAATGCCATCGGTATCAACAGTGTATTGCAAACCCCTCCAACCAAGTTTTACGGGGCTACTCTTAACGTAACCCTTTAA
- a CDS encoding SusC/RagA family TonB-linked outer membrane protein: MNKALLLAIPLATMSVAQVFAQTRTISGRVTDRTTGEGLPGVTVLVKGTNNGISTNSDGSYTLTVPEAGGTLVFSSVGFVPQERAIGTDNQLSIGLSADTKALSEVVVTGYGGTQDVKEITGSQSRVTEEKLTNQPVQSFDQALTGRSAGVQITNPGGTLADGVAIRIRGVNSISNSSQPLFVVDGVPLNTLTNANVFNGGNGTRYNPLADINPNDIQSIDILKDAAAAAIYGSRASNGVILITTKRGKAGQNRLTFNSYIGFQEATRIPKVLNGDDFNLIQNEKAFNANAARPAQYPTAVIARDIDVNGDGVPDRTDWMKEIFQKGIQQDYQVALSGGNELASYYASGDWTDQKGILTNNQLKRGSVRLNLDITPKKWLKGGISTSYSKALNKGVLTDGYLAGVTLAGYNAPPNVPIYNPDGTYYLNTAGNLGNGNNLTQYLLNNFNHATAVTELQRNNNTTQRILANGYLTVEPVTGLKLTSKLGIDYFNNFEDQYSSPLISGLGRSYNGLVQDNNLNQTLWNWQNYANYDKTFADKHTVNLTAGVEYQEERQQQIYTPAENFVDPKYKDILDGLYSGTFTGGGSKYARGFQSYYGRANYSFANKYYASFTIRNDADSRFGRNNQRGTFPAGSLAWRISEEGFMSNYSFISDLKVRASYGIVGNSNGLSNYGSVTSIGGGQYADLNGLSVTAVGNPSLQWEKSKKFDVGLDLSVLKDRIGVTFDFYDTNVDGLVLNAPVLLTTGLPGASVTRNVGKMYNRGVELSLNTVNVRLENGFTWSSQLNFSVIKNRVLELATPTDIVSGVQRVGIGKSVGVYYLPEWAGVNPENGNAQFKDKDGNIKQYNPSTLTWTTLAGEPTAAIGAADFKYTKKSGYPTMYGGFDNTFSWKGVELGVFMQYSGGNLIYNATRAGLLTNSLNNNLEEIKDRWTTPGQKTDVPKLVLQDNISTQASTRWLEKGDFLRLRQVRLGYNLPKPALAAIGGLNNVNLYVMVQNAYVFTDYKGTDPEVNSNRNNTNIGYGIDNRSVPQPRSYVFGVNIGI, translated from the coding sequence ATGAATAAAGCATTACTTCTTGCTATACCACTAGCTACCATGAGTGTAGCGCAGGTATTTGCACAAACTCGTACTATAAGCGGTCGGGTTACTGATCGGACCACCGGTGAAGGTCTTCCTGGCGTTACAGTGCTGGTAAAAGGAACCAACAATGGTATTTCCACCAACTCGGATGGTTCTTATACGCTTACCGTTCCCGAAGCTGGAGGAACTCTAGTATTCAGCTCTGTTGGCTTTGTTCCTCAGGAGAGAGCAATTGGCACTGATAATCAGCTTAGCATTGGCCTCAGCGCCGACACGAAGGCTTTGAGCGAAGTAGTCGTAACGGGCTATGGTGGAACGCAGGATGTAAAAGAAATTACAGGCTCACAAAGCCGCGTTACCGAAGAGAAGCTCACCAACCAACCCGTACAGAGCTTTGATCAAGCCTTAACTGGCAGATCTGCTGGTGTACAAATCACCAACCCTGGTGGTACACTGGCCGATGGTGTAGCTATTCGCATCCGTGGTGTTAACTCCATTTCAAATAGCTCACAACCGCTATTTGTGGTTGATGGTGTGCCGTTGAACACCCTTACCAATGCTAACGTCTTCAACGGCGGCAATGGTACCCGTTACAACCCATTGGCAGATATCAACCCCAACGATATTCAGTCAATTGACATTCTTAAGGATGCTGCCGCCGCCGCTATTTATGGCTCGCGTGCATCTAACGGCGTTATCCTGATTACTACTAAGCGTGGTAAAGCAGGCCAAAACCGTTTGACTTTTAATTCCTACATAGGTTTTCAGGAGGCAACACGTATTCCGAAGGTTTTGAATGGAGATGACTTCAACCTCATTCAAAATGAAAAGGCATTCAATGCCAACGCTGCACGCCCTGCTCAGTACCCAACAGCTGTAATCGCCCGGGACATTGATGTGAATGGCGATGGTGTTCCAGATCGTACAGACTGGATGAAAGAAATATTCCAGAAAGGAATACAGCAAGACTATCAGGTTGCTCTTTCTGGTGGTAATGAGTTAGCCAGCTATTACGCTTCAGGCGACTGGACCGATCAAAAAGGTATCCTTACTAACAACCAGTTGAAGCGTGGATCTGTACGCTTGAACCTTGACATTACCCCCAAGAAATGGCTGAAGGGTGGTATCAGCACCAGCTATTCTAAGGCACTGAATAAAGGTGTACTCACAGATGGCTACCTCGCGGGTGTTACACTTGCAGGCTACAACGCTCCTCCAAACGTTCCGATCTACAACCCAGATGGAACCTACTATCTGAACACAGCCGGTAACTTAGGTAACGGTAACAACCTGACCCAGTACCTGCTTAACAACTTTAACCACGCGACGGCAGTTACTGAGTTGCAGCGTAACAATAACACAACCCAGCGTATTCTGGCTAATGGATACTTGACGGTTGAGCCTGTTACCGGCCTAAAGTTGACGTCTAAGTTGGGTATTGATTACTTCAACAACTTTGAGGATCAGTATAGCAGCCCTCTTATTTCCGGCCTAGGACGTTCCTACAACGGTTTGGTACAGGATAACAACCTAAACCAGACTCTGTGGAACTGGCAAAACTATGCTAACTACGACAAAACGTTTGCTGATAAACACACCGTGAACCTAACGGCTGGTGTAGAATATCAGGAGGAGCGTCAGCAGCAGATTTATACTCCTGCCGAGAACTTCGTTGATCCTAAGTACAAGGACATTCTTGATGGACTTTACTCGGGAACGTTCACAGGAGGTGGATCGAAGTATGCACGTGGTTTCCAGTCGTACTATGGCCGTGCTAACTACTCGTTTGCTAACAAGTATTATGCATCGTTCACAATCCGGAACGATGCAGACTCACGCTTCGGTAGAAACAACCAGCGCGGCACATTCCCTGCAGGTTCGCTAGCATGGCGTATCTCGGAGGAAGGCTTCATGAGCAACTATTCCTTCATCAGTGATCTGAAAGTTCGGGCTAGCTATGGTATTGTAGGTAACTCAAATGGTTTGAGCAACTACGGCTCCGTGACCTCCATCGGTGGCGGTCAATACGCTGACCTTAATGGTTTGAGTGTTACTGCCGTTGGAAACCCAAGCCTACAGTGGGAGAAATCCAAAAAGTTCGACGTTGGCTTGGACCTGTCCGTATTGAAGGACCGGATCGGGGTTACATTCGACTTTTATGATACGAACGTTGACGGCCTTGTCCTGAACGCCCCAGTACTTCTTACCACTGGTCTCCCAGGAGCATCAGTTACAAGAAACGTAGGCAAGATGTACAACCGCGGGGTTGAGCTTTCCTTGAATACGGTGAACGTACGTCTTGAAAACGGCTTTACTTGGTCTTCTCAGCTTAACTTCTCCGTTATCAAGAACCGCGTTCTTGAATTAGCTACACCAACTGATATCGTTTCCGGCGTGCAGCGGGTTGGCATTGGCAAATCTGTAGGCGTATACTATCTGCCAGAGTGGGCAGGTGTAAACCCCGAGAACGGCAATGCCCAGTTCAAGGATAAGGATGGTAACATTAAGCAATACAATCCTTCTACTCTGACTTGGACTACCCTTGCTGGCGAACCAACTGCAGCAATTGGCGCTGCAGATTTCAAGTACACCAAGAAGAGCGGTTACCCTACCATGTATGGTGGCTTTGACAACACCTTCTCCTGGAAAGGGGTTGAGTTAGGAGTATTCATGCAGTATAGCGGTGGCAACCTGATTTATAACGCCACCCGCGCTGGCCTGTTGACCAACTCACTGAACAACAACCTTGAGGAAATTAAGGACCGTTGGACTACTCCGGGTCAGAAAACGGATGTTCCTAAGCTGGTTCTGCAGGACAACATTTCAACGCAAGCGTCAACTCGCTGGTTGGAGAAAGGCGACTTCTTGCGTCTACGTCAAGTGCGTCTTGGTTACAACCTGCCCAAGCCAGCACTTGCTGCAATTGGTGGCCTGAACAATGTGAACCTGTACGTGATGGTTCAGAACGCTTACGTTTTCACGGATTATAAAGGAACAGATCCTGAGGTAAACTCGAACCGAAATAATACCAACATTGGTTACGGCATCGACAACCGCTCAGTGCCACAGCCACGGAGCTACGTTTTCGGGGTAAACATCGGTATCTAA
- a CDS encoding RagB/SusD family nutrient uptake outer membrane protein: protein MTHNSNLFWKAALSAMLLTTASSCDKVLDQAPPAAFTTAEGYSTPARIASSALGMYDGLQNAEFLGGRALIYADIRADDVDPAAYFGTLANNTQLASDGTAQLAWQGGYRTIYSVNFFLQELQKNTGIAPADLEAQYIGEGKYIRALTMFYLVNLYAQPYNYTAGATHLGIPIQLVAPDASNAFDPAQNLPRATVAEVYAQIETDLNDAITRLPETYTTAFSKVGRATKDAARALLSRVELYKGDYAKSAQLAGDVITGGRHALNASPLTPFRTFTTSESIFSVAQGTSDNPNTNNAIGQHYGPSPARADITITPYINIPVTQFAADDKRRTLLTTQSTANNRYYTIKYAAISADWVPISRYSEVLLNRAESLVRTTNTVNPEALTLLNQVRSRSTTPYVAFTSATELLNAILLERRLELAFEGHRLFDLLRNKQGTTARGSAAAQPYGSPRLIMPIPLREIQQNPNLVQNEGY from the coding sequence ATGACACATAATTCTAATTTGTTTTGGAAAGCAGCGCTCAGCGCGATGCTTCTCACTACTGCTTCAAGCTGCGACAAGGTTCTTGATCAAGCTCCTCCAGCTGCTTTCACCACTGCTGAAGGTTACAGCACCCCAGCTCGTATCGCCAGCTCAGCGCTCGGCATGTACGATGGCCTGCAAAACGCAGAATTTCTTGGTGGCCGTGCATTGATTTACGCCGACATTCGTGCTGACGATGTTGATCCTGCAGCTTACTTCGGCACGCTGGCTAATAACACGCAATTGGCCAGTGATGGTACTGCTCAGCTTGCTTGGCAGGGAGGTTACCGCACTATTTATTCGGTAAATTTCTTCTTACAAGAGCTGCAAAAAAACACAGGTATTGCTCCAGCTGACCTTGAGGCTCAGTACATCGGAGAGGGCAAGTATATCCGGGCTCTGACCATGTTCTACTTGGTGAATCTGTATGCTCAACCTTACAACTATACTGCTGGGGCCACGCACTTGGGCATTCCTATTCAGTTGGTAGCTCCTGATGCTTCAAATGCTTTCGACCCTGCTCAGAACCTTCCAAGAGCAACTGTAGCCGAAGTATATGCTCAGATTGAAACAGATCTGAACGATGCTATCACCCGCTTGCCTGAGACGTATACCACTGCTTTTAGCAAAGTGGGTCGTGCTACAAAAGATGCTGCTCGTGCACTGCTTTCGCGTGTTGAGCTGTACAAAGGTGACTACGCTAAGTCGGCTCAGCTTGCCGGTGATGTAATTACGGGTGGGCGTCATGCGCTTAATGCTTCGCCGCTGACTCCTTTCCGCACTTTTACTACCAGCGAGTCTATCTTCTCTGTAGCACAGGGCACTTCGGATAACCCTAATACCAACAACGCTATCGGTCAGCACTACGGTCCTTCGCCAGCCCGTGCTGACATCACGATTACTCCCTACATCAACATTCCGGTTACTCAGTTTGCAGCAGACGACAAGCGCCGTACGCTACTCACTACGCAGTCAACGGCGAACAACCGTTACTACACGATTAAGTACGCGGCCATCTCAGCCGACTGGGTTCCAATCTCGCGTTATTCTGAAGTTTTGTTGAACCGTGCTGAATCATTGGTTCGGACAACAAACACTGTAAATCCAGAAGCTCTGACGCTGCTTAACCAAGTACGTAGCCGCTCTACTACTCCCTATGTAGCATTTACCTCCGCTACGGAACTCTTGAACGCTATTTTGCTGGAGCGTCGTTTGGAACTTGCTTTCGAAGGTCACCGCCTGTTCGACTTGCTTCGTAATAAGCAAGGCACAACAGCCCGGGGCTCAGCAGCCGCACAGCCTTACGGCAGCCCACGTTTGATTATGCCTATCCCGCTTCGCGAGATTCAGCAGAACCCAAACCTAGTACAGAACGAGGGTTACTAA
- a CDS encoding SDR family NAD(P)-dependent oxidoreductase produces the protein MHYYIITGASRGLGRALAEEVLQQPNTAVLGVCRHATITHERYTHQPLDLSDMLAVQNNLHKVFPAHSDAQSITLINNAAVVGKIGYVGEQQNEHFEFVFDVNTVAPAMFMNTFLSAYSGLSVPRTILNISSGAAQRAVDGWGAYSASKAALDALSRTAQKEQDLRGSGIRIRSLSPGILDTTMQEHIRSAEVSNFSEADRFAEYHSAGKLAEPHDVAKNIIAWLSQPAISEEEVVLRMESIK, from the coding sequence ATGCACTATTACATCATTACGGGCGCCAGTCGTGGCCTAGGCAGAGCGCTTGCCGAAGAAGTCCTGCAGCAGCCCAACACGGCCGTACTGGGTGTGTGCCGGCATGCCACCATTACGCACGAGCGATACACCCACCAGCCCCTGGATCTTTCTGATATGCTGGCAGTACAAAACAACCTGCATAAGGTCTTCCCAGCCCACTCGGATGCACAGAGTATCACCCTAATTAACAATGCGGCTGTTGTTGGCAAAATAGGGTATGTGGGTGAGCAGCAGAACGAGCACTTCGAGTTTGTTTTTGACGTTAATACTGTGGCCCCGGCCATGTTCATGAATACATTTCTGAGCGCCTATTCCGGTCTTTCTGTTCCACGCACCATTCTCAACATCAGTAGCGGGGCCGCTCAACGTGCGGTAGACGGCTGGGGAGCCTACTCTGCCTCCAAAGCTGCTCTCGATGCATTATCACGCACAGCCCAAAAGGAGCAAGACCTACGCGGCAGTGGCATCCGCATCCGCAGCCTTTCCCCCGGTATTCTCGACACCACTATGCAAGAACACATCCGCAGTGCAGAGGTAAGTAACTTCAGTGAAGCTGATAGGTTTGCTGAATACCACTCTGCCGGCAAGTTAGCAGAGCCTCATGACGTTGCTAAAAATATTATAGCATGGCTTTCTCAGCCTGCAATCTCAGAGGAGGAAGTAGTATTGCGAATGGAGTCTATTAAATAA